Proteins from a single region of Apium graveolens cultivar Ventura chromosome 7, ASM990537v1, whole genome shotgun sequence:
- the LOC141673326 gene encoding uncharacterized protein LOC141673326, which yields MDKSWIFKDRDTLDYEIGVEEFLIFAEENASDPKRILCPCKRCANFKKFAVKIIRGHLYENGFSLGYLDWIWHTQGSASRSSVNRNVPTPASMPAPAPTSARAPIPSPGLASETVNVCDAAYNSSEYNNESYQFRRFVADAEQPLYEGSECTKLKSILKLHNWKARFRLRDSAFNDLLSTVGSLLPKDNVMPPNAYEAKKTLSDLGLEYIKYHSCPNNCILYRGVNVDASECPKCRLSRWKLGKDGKIRINVPAKVMWYFPIIPRFKRMFKSPSTSELMTWHSKQRIEDGKMRHPADSPS from the coding sequence ATGGACAAATCTTGGATTTTCAAAGATAGAGACACACTTGACTATGAAATCGGGGTTGAAGAGTTTTTGATATTTGCCGAGGAAAATGCTAGTGATCCTAAAAGAATCCTCTGCCCCTGTAAAAGATGTGCTAACTTCAAAAAATTTGCAGTTAAGATTATCAGGGGACATTTATATGAAAATGGTTTTAGTCTGGGGTACCttgattggatttggcatacACAAGGGTCTGCAAGTAGGTCATCAGTTAATAGAAATGTTCCAACCCCTGCATCTATGCCTGCCCCTGCACCTACGTCTGCCCGCGCACCGATACCTTCCCCTGGCCTTGCATCAGAAACAGTCAATGTTTGTGATGCTGCATATAATTCGAGTGAGTACAATAATGAGTCATATCAGTTTAGGAGATTTGTGGCTGATGCTGAACAACCTTTGTATGAGGGTAGTGAATGTACCAAGTTGAAGTCGATACTAAAATTGCACAATTGGAAAGCTAGGTTCAGACTTAGAGATAGTGCCTTTAACGATTTGCTGTCTACCGTTGGCTCTCTCCTTCCTAAGGACAATGTGATGCCACCTAATGCATATGAAGCCAAGAAAACCTTATCCGACTTGGGCCTAGAATACATAAAATATCACTCATGTCCAAACAATTGCATACTGTATCGGGGGGTAAACGTTGATGCTTCCGAGTGTCCTAAGTGTCGTTTATCTCGCTGGAAGTTAGGAAAGGATGGTAAAATAAGGATTAATGTTCCTGCTAAAGTAATGTGGTATTTTCCAATTATACCGAGATTCAAACGGATGTTTAAATCTCCTTCTACATCTGAACTAATGACCTGGCACTCAAAGCAGCGAATAGAAGACGGAAAGATGCGGCATCCAGCCGACTCTCCTTCTTGA